In Deltaproteobacteria bacterium, the DNA window GGATCTCCCCCGAGCTGGGCCGCGTGAATCCGGCGATGGCGTTGAGCAGGGTGGATTTGCCGCAGCCCGAGGGCCCGAGCAGGCAGACGAACTCACCCGCCGCCACCTCGAGGTCGATCCGGTCCAAGGCGACGATGCCGCCGAACTCCTTGCGCACGCTCCGCACCTGGATGGCGGCCTCAGGCATGCTCGAGCCCGCGGTGCCAGCGGAGCAGGCGATCGTTGATCCGCGCCATCACGGTGTCGATGCCGAGGCCGATCACGCCGATGGAGATCATCCCGGCGAGGATCTTGTCGCTCCAGAAATACTCGCGGGCTTCGAGGATCCGGTATCCAAGGCCACTGTTGACGGCGATCATCTCCGCCACGATCACCACGATGAACGCCACGCCGACCCCGACGCGCATTCCGGCGAGGATGGAGGGCATCGCTGCGGGGAAGAGGACGCGCCAAAAGAGTGTCCGCCCAGGTGCCCCGAGGTTCTGCGCCGCGCGGACGTAGATCGCGTCCACGTTGCGGACGCCGGCGATGGTGTTCATCAGCACTGGAAAGAACGCGCCGAGCGAGATGAGGAAGAAGGCGGGCGGGTTCCCCAGCCCGAACCAGAGAATGGCAAGAGGGATGTAGGCGATGGGCGGGATGGGGCGGAGCAGTTGCACCAGCGGGTTGAACACTTCATAGACGCGGTCGCGCGCTCCCATCCAGAGGCCGAGCGGCAGCGCAAGGCCGGCGCCGATGGCGAAGCCGACCGCGACGCGCAAGAGCGTCGCGGCGGCATCCCGCGGCAGCTCGCCGGTGACCAGGTACTCCCACCACTTGCGGGCCACCTGCGACGGCGGCGGAAGGATGGCCGGGCTCACGTGCGCGAGACGGCACACCAGCTCCCAGATGACGAGCGCGGCGGCGATGATCGCGATGGAGCGCAGCGCCTTCATTTCACGGCGAGGGCGCGCT includes these proteins:
- a CDS encoding ABC transporter permease, encoding MKALRSIAIIAAALVIWELVCRLAHVSPAILPPPSQVARKWWEYLVTGELPRDAAATLLRVAVGFAIGAGLALPLGLWMGARDRVYEVFNPLVQLLRPIPPIAYIPLAILWFGLGNPPAFFLISLGAFFPVLMNTIAGVRNVDAIYVRAAQNLGAPGRTLFWRVLFPAAMPSILAGMRVGVGVAFIVVIVAEMIAVNSGLGYRILEAREYFWSDKILAGMISIGVIGLGIDTVMARINDRLLRWHRGLEHA